In one window of Camelus bactrianus isolate YW-2024 breed Bactrian camel chromosome 13, ASM4877302v1, whole genome shotgun sequence DNA:
- the PDIK1L gene encoding LOW QUALITY PROTEIN: serine/threonine-protein kinase PDIK1L (The sequence of the model RefSeq protein was modified relative to this genomic sequence to represent the inferred CDS: inserted 1 base in 1 codon), which yields MIAPSPAPPPPPPPRQLHRQQTWLSDSDKRCSLPPGGXDARPPISGRASPRACGRGPHPASIPGPRRGRCTRRSTPATPHTCPQLETLTLKMVSSQPKYDLIREVGRGSYGVVYEAVIRKTSARVAVKKIRCHAPENVELALREFWALSSIKSQHPNVIHLEECILQKDGMVQKMSHGSNSSLYLQLVETSLKGEIAFDPRSAYYLWFVMDFCDGGDMNEYLLSRKPNRKTNTSFMLQLSSALAFLHKNQIIHRDLKPDNILISQSRLDTSDLEPTLKVADFGLSKVCSASGQNPEEPVSVNKCFLSTACGTDFYMAPEVWEGHYTAKADIFALGIIIWAMLERITFIDTETKKELLGSYVKQGTEIVPVGEALLENPKMELLIPVKKKTMNGRMKQLIKEMLAANPQDRPDAFELELRLVQIAFKDSSWET from the exons ATGATCGCACCcagccccgcgccgccgccgccaccgccgccgcggCAACTGCACCGCCAGCAAACATGGCTCAGTGACTCTGACAAAAGGTGCAGCCTCCCTCCCGGAG CGGACGCCAGGCCTCCCATCTCTGGCCGTGCCTCCCCGCGGGCCTGCGGTAGAGGCCCGCATCCCGCGAGCATCCCAGGCCCGCGCCGAGGAAGATGCACCAGGCGATCCACCCCAGCGACCCCGCACACCTGCCCGCAGCTCG AAACCTTGACCTTGAAGATGGTGAGTAGCCAGCCAAAGTACGATCTAATACGGGAGGTAGGCCGAGGTAGTTACGGTGTTGTGTATGAAGCAGTCATCAGAAAGACCTCTGCACGGGTGGCAGTGAAGAAAATTCGATGCCATGCGCCTGAAAATGTTGAACTAGCCCTGCGTGAGTTCTGGGCACTAAGCAGTATCAAGAGCCAACATCCAAATGTGATTCACTTGGAGGAATGCATCCTGCAAAAAGATGGAATGGTGCAAAAGATGTCCCATGGCTCTAATTCTTCCCTTTATTTACAG CTTGTAGAGACTTcattaaaaggagaaattgccTTTGATCCCAGAAGCGCCTATTACTTGTGGTTTGTGATGGATTTTTGTGACGGAGGAGATATGAATGAGTATCTATTGTCCAGGAAACCCAATCGTAAAACTAACACCAGCTTCATGCTTCAGCTGAGCAGTGCCCTGGCTTTCTTACATAAAAACCAGATAATCCATCGAGATCTAAAGCCTGATAACATCCTGATTTCTCAAAGCAGGTTGGATACCAGTGACTTGGAACCCACACTAAAAGTGGCTGATTTTGGCCTAAGTAAAGTTTGTTCAGCATCTGGGCAGAACCCAGAAGAACCTGTCAGTGTAAACAAGTGTTTCCTTTCTACAGCATGTGGAACAGATTTCTACATGGCTCCTGAAGTGTGGGAGGGACATTATACAGCAAAAGCTGACATCTTTGCTCTGGGGATTATCATCTGGGCAATGCTGGAAAGGATCACATTCATAGAcacagagacaaagaaggaacTCTTGGGGAGTTATGTAAAACAAGGAACTGAGATTGTGCCTGTTGGGGAGGCGCTTCTGGAAAATCCCAAAATGGAACTTCTCATTCCTGTGAAGAAAAAAACTATGAATGGGCGAATGAAACAactgattaaggaaatgctggctGCAAACCCTCAGGATCGTCCAGATGCTTTTGAACTAGAACTCAGATTAGTACAAATTGCATTTAAAGATAGCAGCTGGGAGACGTGA